The following are from one region of the Hyla sarda isolate aHylSar1 chromosome 6, aHylSar1.hap1, whole genome shotgun sequence genome:
- the MDK gene encoding midkine: MDLRALCVIVLVAILAVSSHAAKNKKDKGKKGASDCAEWKWGRCIPSSKDCGVGTREGTCKEETRKLKCKVPCNWKKPFGADCKYKFENWGECNAETGVKSRSGTLKKALYNAECEQTVQATKPCSIKTKTKGKKGKGKD; the protein is encoded by the exons ATGGACTTGCGAGCTTTGTGTGTGATCGTGTTGGTGGCAATTCTTGCTGTGAGTTCTCACGCTgctaaaaacaaaaaag ACAAAGGTAAGAAGGGAGCATCGGACTGTGCAGAATGGAAGTGGGGCCGTTGCATCCCTAGCAGCAAGGACTGTGGTGTAGGCACCCGGGAGGGAACATGCAAAGAAGAGACACGTAAACTTAAGTGCAAGGTCCCCTGTAACTGGAAGAAACCATTTGGAG CTGACTGCAAGTACAAGTTTGAGAACTGGGGTGAATGTAATGCGGAAACTGGTGTGAAGAGCCGTTCTGGAACCCTGAAGAAGGCTCTATACAACGCAGAGTGTGAGCAAACAGTGCAGGCCACCAAACCATGTTCCATCAAGACCAAAACCAAAG GCAAAAAAGGTAAAGGAAAGGACTAG